From Streptomyces cyaneogriseus subsp. noncyanogenus, the proteins below share one genomic window:
- a CDS encoding AMP-binding protein: MTALEEVRKILRDLGIEEELLHEDARLRAHLGLDSVDLTQMQVDFAERFAARVDLWTQHDYTLRQLADVLGEHRPGAAAHQAYRDRGWWRPEFLDDLVLGTRVHAGHRAALADADRAFTRAELGAAVSGCAARLAHTGIRPGETVLVQLPNQARIVVLVLALIRLGARPVLAHPALREHELTPVLSALAPAALAVPARHQRFDHVSLAEKLRERHPSVRTLLVAGATDPAAGHVEIDRLLEAGDPAPAHPGRHPSDTALFLLSSGTTGAPKPIARTHEALGHMIRTAAAVSGLTPESVFLAVLPVTHGFAFASPGILGTLARGGKVVLAAPDDATAAMALIERERVTHCALTPALARQWLTARAASSGHDLSSLKVLQIGGARLDATTAARLAHVFDCRIQQVYGMSEGLLNFTRLDDPPEVTFTTQGRPSSPGDETLVVDDEGRRVADGDIGELLVRGPGVVTEYHGGVAAASFTPDGFYRTGDLVRRHASGNFVVAGRVKDVINRGGEKIPADELEALVLAHPGVRAAAAVAMPHPVLGEAVCLYVVGGAEGAPSLREIRSHLTESGLARFKLPERLVEMPALPLTAVGKTDKARLREDIRARLESED; encoded by the coding sequence TTGACGGCCCTCGAAGAAGTACGAAAGATCCTCCGTGACCTGGGAATCGAGGAAGAGCTGCTGCACGAGGACGCGCGCTTGCGCGCCCATCTCGGGCTCGATTCCGTCGACCTCACACAAATGCAGGTGGACTTCGCCGAGCGCTTCGCCGCGCGCGTCGATCTGTGGACCCAGCACGACTACACCCTGCGGCAACTCGCTGACGTCCTCGGCGAACACCGCCCCGGCGCGGCGGCGCACCAGGCGTACCGGGACCGCGGCTGGTGGCGCCCGGAGTTCCTGGACGACCTCGTGCTGGGCACCCGGGTGCATGCGGGCCACCGCGCGGCACTGGCCGACGCGGACCGCGCCTTCACCCGGGCCGAACTCGGCGCGGCGGTGTCCGGCTGCGCCGCCCGGCTGGCGCACACCGGCATCCGGCCCGGCGAGACGGTACTGGTGCAACTGCCGAACCAGGCCCGCATCGTCGTGCTCGTCCTCGCGCTGATCAGGCTCGGCGCGCGTCCGGTTCTCGCCCATCCCGCCCTGCGCGAGCATGAACTCACGCCGGTCCTCAGCGCGTTGGCACCGGCCGCGCTGGCCGTGCCGGCCCGGCACCAGCGCTTCGACCACGTGTCGCTCGCCGAGAAGCTCCGCGAGCGGCATCCCTCCGTGCGGACCCTGCTCGTCGCGGGCGCCACCGACCCGGCCGCCGGCCACGTGGAGATCGACCGTCTTCTCGAGGCCGGTGACCCGGCTCCCGCCCACCCGGGCCGGCACCCCTCGGACACCGCCCTCTTCCTGCTGTCGAGCGGAACCACGGGCGCCCCCAAACCCATCGCCCGCACCCATGAGGCGCTCGGACACATGATCCGTACCGCGGCGGCGGTCTCCGGACTGACACCGGAATCGGTGTTCCTCGCCGTCCTGCCCGTGACCCACGGTTTCGCCTTCGCCAGTCCGGGGATCCTCGGCACGCTCGCCCGCGGCGGAAAGGTGGTACTCGCCGCACCGGACGACGCGACCGCGGCCATGGCGCTGATCGAGCGGGAACGCGTCACCCACTGCGCGCTCACCCCCGCCCTCGCCCGGCAGTGGCTCACCGCCCGGGCCGCCTCCAGCGGTCATGACCTGTCGAGCCTGAAGGTCCTGCAGATCGGCGGGGCGCGCCTGGACGCGACCACGGCCGCCCGGCTGGCCCATGTCTTCGACTGCCGGATCCAGCAGGTGTACGGCATGAGCGAGGGCCTGCTGAACTTCACCCGGCTCGACGACCCGCCCGAGGTCACGTTCACCACGCAAGGACGGCCCTCCTCGCCGGGTGACGAGACCCTCGTGGTGGACGACGAGGGCCGCCGCGTCGCCGACGGCGACATCGGCGAACTCCTGGTCCGGGGCCCGGGAGTCGTCACGGAGTACCACGGCGGTGTGGCAGCCGCGTCGTTCACCCCCGACGGCTTCTACCGCACCGGCGACCTCGTCCGCCGCCACGCGTCCGGGAACTTCGTGGTCGCCGGGCGCGTCAAGGACGTGATCAACCGGGGTGGAGAGAAGATCCCGGCGGACGAACTGGAGGCGCTCGTCCTGGCGCACCCCGGCGTACGGGCCGCCGCGGCCGTCGCGATGCCGCATCCGGTACTGGGGGAAGCCGTCTGCCTGTACGTCGTGGGCGGCGCGGAGGGAGCACCGTCGCTGCGGGAGATCCGCAGCCATCTGACGGAGAGCGGACTGGCCCGGTTCAAGCTGCCCGAACGGCTCGTCGAGATGCCGGCGCTCCCCTTGACCGCGGTCGGCAAGACGGACAAGGCACGGCTGCGTGAGGACATCAGGGCCCGCCTGGAGAGCGAGGACTGA
- a CDS encoding alpha/beta fold hydrolase: protein MNPSNSGTLAVPGAKIYYEVRGEGRFLLLIGGGNSDAAVYKRLAAVLAGSHRVVTYDPRGNSRSVLDGPPVDQKVEEHADDAYRLIEHLAGPDEPVYVFGSCSGGLIALELTIRHPDRIRLTIAHEPPALSILPDAADHLALLDDVCLTYRREGMAPALTKLQALHGGRPAPVLPEVHDNTDFFLTHFVRPFTRFVPDLSALEEVADKVVWAGGHASRGDLVHRPVRALADRFGRDLELFPGGHVGYARYPADFAEQLDEILTAAAPTADRPQRAGGGGS from the coding sequence ATGAACCCATCGAACAGCGGAACGCTCGCGGTACCGGGTGCGAAGATCTATTACGAAGTGCGAGGTGAGGGGCGCTTCCTGCTGCTCATCGGAGGAGGGAACTCCGATGCGGCCGTGTACAAGCGCTTGGCTGCCGTCCTTGCCGGAAGCCACCGTGTGGTCACCTATGACCCGCGCGGAAACTCACGCAGCGTGCTCGACGGTCCCCCGGTGGATCAGAAGGTCGAGGAGCACGCCGACGACGCGTACCGGCTGATCGAGCACCTCGCCGGCCCGGACGAACCCGTGTACGTCTTCGGGAGCTGCTCGGGCGGGCTCATCGCGCTGGAACTCACGATCCGCCACCCGGACAGGATCCGGCTGACCATCGCCCACGAGCCGCCTGCTCTGAGCATCCTCCCGGACGCCGCGGACCACTTGGCACTCCTGGACGACGTCTGTCTGACCTATCGCCGTGAGGGCATGGCACCGGCCCTCACCAAGTTGCAGGCCCTCCACGGCGGCCGGCCCGCGCCGGTTCTCCCCGAGGTGCACGACAACACCGACTTCTTCCTGACCCACTTCGTCCGGCCGTTCACGCGCTTCGTGCCCGACCTCTCCGCGCTGGAGGAAGTGGCGGACAAGGTGGTGTGGGCCGGTGGCCATGCCTCGCGCGGGGATCTCGTGCACCGCCCCGTACGCGCCCTCGCCGACCGGTTCGGCCGCGACCTGGAGTTGTTCCCCGGCGGGCATGTCGGCTACGCGAGGTATCCCGCCGATTTCGCCGAACAGCTCGACGAGATCCTCACCGCCGCGGCCCCCACGGCGGACCGGCCGCAGAGGGCCGGCGGCGGAGGGAGCTGA
- a CDS encoding FUSC family protein: MRDLRERVETAARAARKAYRDPLVVQAVRSAAAASIAYVIAVRLSPDKSAAPLTAPLTALLVVQVTLYATLKMSVRRVNSVVAGVLVAIAFSVVVGLSWWSLALVIVAALGVGHLVRAHEFVAEVAISAMLVLGVTSHGALAWARVVETLIGAVVGLAFNLLLAPPVWVEQAGESIEGLARRVRQLMLRLGEEAAGHTLYHRAAERLHEARRLDHAIVEVDEALRQAEDSLRLNPRVREGLLHRVVLRTGLDTLEICTVVLRVLARTFTDLAKEREPKALLPPEIGSTVEQLLSEIADAVVSFAVLVTTSVSKNAESAEERLSAELRQAAITRDKLADLLLDEVRRDARHWQLHGAVLTEVNRILDEMDTEHRSRRLLEELDRHTREQRARRPRLTGLWDRLRRLRRRRRPRRNREAAAQRSA, translated from the coding sequence ATGCGTGATCTACGTGAGAGGGTCGAAACAGCCGCGCGGGCAGCACGGAAGGCGTACCGGGATCCCCTGGTCGTGCAGGCGGTGCGCTCTGCCGCCGCGGCGTCGATCGCCTATGTCATCGCGGTGCGGCTGTCCCCCGACAAGTCGGCGGCGCCGCTCACCGCGCCCCTCACCGCGCTGCTGGTCGTCCAGGTCACCCTGTACGCGACGCTCAAGATGAGCGTCCGCCGCGTCAACTCGGTGGTGGCCGGTGTCCTGGTCGCCATCGCCTTCAGCGTGGTGGTGGGGCTGAGCTGGTGGAGCCTGGCCCTGGTGATCGTGGCGGCGCTGGGTGTCGGGCACCTGGTGCGGGCCCACGAGTTCGTCGCCGAGGTGGCGATCAGCGCGATGCTGGTGCTCGGGGTGACCTCGCACGGGGCACTGGCCTGGGCTCGGGTGGTGGAGACGCTGATCGGAGCGGTGGTCGGCCTGGCCTTCAACCTGCTCCTCGCTCCTCCCGTGTGGGTGGAACAGGCCGGCGAGTCGATCGAGGGGCTGGCCCGGCGGGTGCGGCAGCTGATGCTGCGCCTGGGCGAGGAGGCCGCCGGCCACACGCTGTACCACCGCGCGGCGGAGCGGCTGCACGAGGCCCGTCGGCTCGACCACGCCATCGTCGAGGTGGACGAGGCGCTGCGGCAGGCGGAGGACAGTCTCCGGCTCAACCCGCGCGTGCGCGAGGGGCTGCTGCACCGGGTGGTGCTGCGTACGGGGCTGGACACGTTGGAGATCTGCACGGTGGTCCTGCGGGTACTCGCGCGCACCTTCACCGACCTGGCGAAGGAACGCGAACCTAAGGCCCTGCTCCCGCCGGAGATCGGCTCCACCGTCGAGCAGTTGCTGTCCGAGATCGCCGATGCCGTGGTGAGTTTCGCGGTCCTGGTCACCACCAGCGTCAGCAAGAACGCCGAGTCCGCGGAGGAACGTCTCTCCGCCGAGCTGCGGCAGGCCGCGATCACCCGCGACAAACTCGCCGACCTGCTGCTGGACGAGGTGCGGCGCGACGCCCGGCACTGGCAGCTGCACGGTGCCGTCCTGACCGAGGTCAACCGCATCCTGGACGAGATGGACACCGAGCACCGGTCACGCCGTCTGCTGGAGGAACTGGACCGTCACACGCGTGAGCAGCGTGCCCGCCGGCCCCGGCTGACCGGTCTGTGGGACCGGCTGCGCCGCCTGCGGCGCCGTCGGCGTCCGCGCCGGAACCGGGAGGCCGCCGCGCAGCGTTCTGCCTGA
- a CDS encoding M48 family metalloprotease gives MPTPAARVDERVLGAGTTPRFLLLTVLVLVAGLSAIEEVNYIVSYWFRSEDNALGGLGCYYAAGADPVGDPEANQSALRRPGVAAALDACQDRFEHRLPWWPVLLELALFVTAVAVLYWVLPRWKGRRGKVVPLDGYVDPTGEVRRAVDELVAVAGLTRSPRIVIDPAAHTPSAVVFGRWRRHTVCLHGGLLARRSADPAGFRGVVLHELAHIRNRDVGITYGTVALWRVFVAVLLPANVLISVAYLRRDLTRYPAGDYAATTVPSSVYGLLQAAFLIALVYLARADVLRTREFYADADAAKWGADPRAWRHGPAASADAGRVGRALTSFAGLWRTHPGWAQREQALADPVRLFDVQRLPMFQTGAAAIMVADWASGSATLGRGDVPGWVQWACTMLGAGLAAVIVGTVLWRAAVHAVLTDRRGASGIRAGLWFGAGLMTGGMGISRTAGQWLPERPHFMLPLLLIGAVIVWWTAQHAALWSRTWRGRTLGPVVLLGLAATWLVFGLWLSWWQSDGYAWAQGRAIVNGEGVLQLYATRYPGLAEADADALTAVVAVNWTLSRLGTDQFAFSSQQFVMWAASALWLLPLLTCLWPRATTAPRWAPADHVRTGPGLPVRRIVRCGIGGGLLALCTLATVRALLHDAVGPGPGWLPATLLHDSLGALVAVVAAMVVAAWGAGNGDRTCRLPAGLVAAGLTALLGLAWIFLLTSVDGCLGRLDVVLDTCGWRPREGWNHTAGVGLDVLGPGVFAVAAALLLLPGLPRRTAPAAQAPDAGITRRRLLVAGVWTATVVFISTSGLPLVQVASATPDGTRPAQARLPPATSPWIGTMRVLAWLRYGGRHHLDHLAERENAFTTAANRSLSYDDAAARVRPVCRDIERGVADARAYFPVPDEEGHRYWTTFLNQSERAAVKCRKAIDTESVTLYRAAGEEMRQTYFSHREFYNWMKTQVN, from the coding sequence ATGCCGACGCCGGCCGCTCGGGTCGACGAACGGGTCCTCGGCGCGGGGACCACCCCCCGCTTCCTCCTGCTGACGGTGCTGGTCCTGGTCGCCGGCCTGTCGGCGATCGAGGAAGTCAACTACATCGTGTCCTACTGGTTCAGGTCCGAGGACAACGCCCTCGGGGGCCTCGGGTGCTACTACGCGGCGGGCGCGGACCCCGTCGGTGACCCCGAGGCGAACCAGTCGGCGTTGCGGCGCCCGGGAGTCGCGGCAGCGCTGGACGCGTGCCAGGACCGTTTCGAACATCGGTTGCCGTGGTGGCCCGTGCTGCTGGAGCTGGCCTTGTTCGTCACGGCCGTGGCGGTCCTCTACTGGGTGCTGCCACGGTGGAAGGGCCGGCGCGGCAAGGTGGTACCGCTCGACGGGTATGTCGATCCGACCGGCGAGGTGCGTCGGGCCGTCGACGAGCTGGTGGCCGTGGCCGGCCTCACCCGCTCGCCGCGGATCGTCATCGACCCGGCGGCCCACACACCCAGCGCGGTCGTCTTCGGGCGGTGGCGCCGCCACACCGTCTGTCTGCACGGCGGGCTGCTCGCCCGCCGATCGGCCGATCCCGCCGGGTTCCGCGGGGTGGTGCTGCACGAACTCGCCCATATCCGCAACCGCGACGTCGGCATCACCTACGGCACCGTGGCGTTGTGGCGTGTGTTCGTCGCGGTGCTGCTGCCGGCCAACGTGCTGATCTCCGTCGCCTACCTCAGGCGGGACCTCACGCGGTACCCGGCCGGGGACTACGCGGCGACGACCGTTCCCAGCAGCGTCTACGGACTGCTCCAGGCGGCGTTCCTCATCGCGCTGGTGTATCTGGCGCGTGCCGACGTGCTGCGCACCCGGGAGTTCTACGCCGACGCCGACGCGGCGAAGTGGGGGGCCGATCCGCGTGCGTGGCGGCACGGCCCTGCGGCTTCGGCGGACGCGGGGCGGGTCGGGCGCGCGCTCACGTCGTTCGCCGGTCTGTGGCGTACCCATCCGGGCTGGGCGCAGCGGGAGCAGGCGTTGGCCGATCCCGTCCGACTGTTCGACGTTCAGCGGCTGCCCATGTTCCAGACCGGTGCGGCGGCGATCATGGTCGCCGACTGGGCGAGCGGCTCGGCCACCCTGGGCCGGGGCGACGTTCCGGGCTGGGTTCAGTGGGCCTGCACGATGCTCGGCGCGGGGCTGGCGGCGGTGATCGTCGGCACCGTCCTGTGGCGGGCCGCCGTCCACGCGGTGCTCACGGACCGGCGCGGAGCATCCGGGATACGGGCAGGTCTGTGGTTCGGCGCCGGCCTGATGACCGGCGGCATGGGGATCAGCCGCACCGCCGGACAGTGGCTCCCCGAGCGGCCGCACTTCATGCTCCCGCTGTTGCTGATCGGCGCGGTGATCGTCTGGTGGACCGCCCAGCACGCCGCCCTGTGGTCCCGGACCTGGCGTGGACGCACGCTGGGCCCGGTCGTGCTGCTCGGTCTCGCCGCCACGTGGCTCGTGTTCGGGCTGTGGCTCTCGTGGTGGCAGTCGGACGGATACGCGTGGGCTCAGGGGCGCGCCATCGTCAACGGCGAGGGCGTCCTCCAGCTGTACGCCACCCGGTATCCCGGGCTGGCCGAGGCCGACGCCGATGCCCTGACCGCGGTGGTGGCGGTGAACTGGACGCTCAGCCGCCTGGGCACCGACCAGTTCGCGTTCTCCTCGCAGCAGTTCGTGATGTGGGCCGCGAGCGCGCTGTGGCTGCTGCCCCTGCTGACGTGCCTCTGGCCCCGGGCCACCACGGCGCCGCGCTGGGCGCCGGCCGATCACGTGCGCACCGGCCCGGGTCTGCCGGTGCGCCGGATCGTGCGCTGCGGGATCGGCGGAGGGCTGCTGGCCCTCTGCACGCTGGCCACGGTCAGGGCACTCCTGCACGACGCGGTCGGACCCGGCCCCGGCTGGCTGCCCGCCACCCTCCTCCACGACTCGCTGGGCGCGCTGGTGGCGGTGGTGGCGGCGATGGTCGTCGCGGCCTGGGGCGCCGGCAACGGGGACCGTACCTGTCGGCTGCCGGCCGGGTTGGTCGCAGCCGGGCTCACCGCACTGCTGGGACTCGCCTGGATCTTCCTGCTGACATCCGTGGACGGCTGCCTGGGCCGGCTCGACGTCGTCCTCGACACGTGCGGGTGGCGTCCGCGTGAAGGCTGGAACCACACCGCCGGCGTCGGACTCGACGTGCTGGGACCGGGCGTGTTCGCCGTCGCGGCGGCCCTGCTGCTCCTCCCGGGCCTCCCCCGCCGTACCGCGCCGGCGGCGCAGGCGCCGGACGCCGGGATCACGCGCCGCCGCCTCCTGGTCGCCGGCGTGTGGACCGCCACGGTCGTCTTCATCTCGACGAGTGGCCTCCCGCTGGTCCAGGTCGCCTCGGCCACCCCCGATGGCACGAGGCCGGCCCAGGCCCGTCTCCCCCCGGCCACCTCACCGTGGATCGGCACGATGCGCGTGCTCGCGTGGCTGAGATACGGAGGCCGGCACCACCTCGACCACCTCGCCGAGCGCGAGAACGCCTTCACCACCGCCGCGAACCGGTCCCTCTCCTACGACGACGCCGCGGCCCGTGTGCGTCCGGTCTGCCGTGACATCGAACGCGGCGTCGCCGACGCCCGCGCCTACTTCCCCGTACCCGACGAGGAGGGCCACCGGTACTGGACGACCTTCCTGAACCAGTCCGAAAGGGCCGCCGTCAAGTGCCGGAAGGCCATCGACACCGAGAGTGTCACGCTGTACCGCGCGGCGGGGGAGGAGATGCGGCAGACGTACTTCTCACACCGGGAGTTCTACAACTGGATGAAGACACAAGTGAATTGA
- a CDS encoding FBP domain-containing protein, translating into MRPLTERDIRGSFVNCSKGEARRLAIPRDLGERPWDDLDFLGWRDPGAPDRSYLVTEREDRLVGVALRFQPARRGLLQRSMCSLCLTSHPRGGVSLMTARKAGPAGREGNSVGLYMCADLACSLYLRGKKVPETGTRFEESLTLEEQIARTTGHLSAFLDKLTA; encoded by the coding sequence ATGAGGCCCCTCACCGAGCGGGACATCCGCGGCTCCTTCGTCAACTGCTCCAAGGGCGAGGCCAGGCGCCTGGCCATACCCCGCGACCTCGGCGAACGACCCTGGGACGACCTCGACTTTCTCGGCTGGCGGGATCCCGGCGCACCCGACCGGAGCTATCTGGTCACCGAACGCGAGGACCGGCTCGTCGGGGTGGCCCTGCGTTTCCAGCCCGCCCGGCGCGGTCTGCTCCAGCGCAGCATGTGCTCGCTGTGCCTGACGTCGCATCCGCGCGGCGGGGTTTCCCTGATGACCGCGCGCAAGGCCGGACCGGCGGGCCGTGAGGGCAACTCGGTCGGCCTGTACATGTGCGCCGACCTCGCGTGTTCCCTGTACCTGCGGGGCAAGAAGGTGCCCGAGACCGGCACGCGCTTCGAGGAGAGCCTGACCCTGGAGGAGCAGATCGCCCGGACCACCGGTCATCTCTCCGCCTTCCTCGACAAGCTGACCGCCTGA
- a CDS encoding PAS domain-containing protein yields MQGQGAVIWRNRALMLFDRVAVPVAVCDVYGAVLLANPAMAAECGTTPGRLRGRDVLELFSPREAGQVERIAQALRLRHRSRYQVSVRWPAPGGGERYGELTADPVSDTANDTPALLVMLRVRGERRPGAGPPVRVSPVEARILALLAGGATTARAARETGLTPDGVAYHLRRLSARWDAANRTELVARAYALGVLAPGVWPPEPADVP; encoded by the coding sequence ATGCAGGGGCAGGGTGCCGTGATCTGGCGCAACCGGGCCCTGATGCTCTTCGACCGGGTCGCGGTGCCGGTGGCGGTGTGCGACGTGTACGGCGCGGTGCTGCTGGCCAACCCCGCGATGGCGGCGGAGTGCGGCACGACGCCGGGGCGGCTGCGCGGCCGGGACGTGCTGGAGCTGTTCAGCCCGCGGGAGGCCGGCCAGGTGGAGCGGATCGCGCAGGCGCTGCGGCTGCGGCACCGTTCGCGCTATCAGGTGTCGGTGCGCTGGCCGGCGCCCGGCGGCGGGGAGCGCTACGGCGAGCTGACCGCGGACCCGGTCAGCGACACCGCGAACGACACGCCCGCGCTGCTGGTGATGCTGCGGGTGCGGGGCGAGCGGCGGCCGGGGGCCGGGCCGCCCGTACGGGTCTCGCCGGTGGAGGCGCGGATCCTCGCCCTGCTGGCGGGGGGCGCCACCACGGCGCGGGCCGCCCGGGAGACGGGTCTGACGCCGGACGGGGTGGCCTACCATCTGCGCCGCCTGTCCGCGCGGTGGGACGCGGCCAACCGCACCGAACTGGTCGCCCGCGCCTACGCGCTCGGCGTGCTCGCGCCGGGCGTCTGGCCGCCGGAGCCCGCGGACGTGCCCTGA
- a CDS encoding erythromycin esterase family protein: MRSHTQRHRTGTTPVVLAALTALALAGTATASTAAEAAPPAARPAAAAGPHTAAVPAVVEALDRAAHPLRTAEPGGDPRDLRPLERMIGDARVVGVGEATHSSHEFFALKDRLFRQLVETKGFRTFALEAGWSTGLRLNDYVLHGEGDPRQIMREEFQRDYLWWNNTDYLRLVQWMRAHNVRHPGDPVRFMGDDIAWTGPELYDEVTHYVAAARPALRDRFEELYRGLRPTVATGTYIERYLGRPYAERVEMADRTGEALRLLKRQGPRGDRDREAYDRAVQNATVIDQTARQYAFDLEDPGQIAAAMRYRDEAMAANVDWWHRHTGTKVLLSAHDAHIGYEPVDPAHYPKMQGAFLRDRLGAGYLSVGVTFDRGSFNATGPDGAVRRWSLGPAEPGSNEQVLDRVRHRDYMVDLRTVASPAGDWLRRARPTRSIGTAYPDGPYEVALARSHDVLIHLHQVRAATLRDR, encoded by the coding sequence ATGCGCTCCCACACCCAGCGACACCGGACCGGGACCACCCCCGTCGTGCTCGCCGCCCTCACGGCCCTCGCCCTCGCCGGTACGGCGACGGCCAGCACCGCGGCCGAGGCGGCGCCCCCGGCCGCCCGCCCCGCGGCGGCCGCCGGCCCGCACACCGCGGCGGTCCCGGCGGTCGTGGAGGCCCTGGACCGGGCCGCCCACCCGCTGCGTACCGCCGAGCCCGGCGGCGACCCGCGCGACCTGCGCCCCCTGGAACGCATGATCGGTGACGCCCGCGTCGTCGGAGTGGGCGAGGCCACGCACAGCTCGCACGAGTTCTTCGCCCTGAAGGACCGCCTCTTCCGCCAGCTCGTGGAGACGAAGGGTTTCCGCACCTTCGCCCTGGAGGCCGGTTGGAGCACCGGCCTCAGACTGAACGACTACGTGCTGCACGGCGAGGGAGACCCCCGGCAGATCATGCGGGAGGAGTTCCAGCGCGACTACCTGTGGTGGAACAACACCGACTACCTGCGACTGGTCCAGTGGATGCGGGCCCACAACGTCCGTCATCCCGGCGACCCCGTCCGATTCATGGGCGACGACATCGCCTGGACCGGGCCCGAGCTGTACGACGAGGTCACCCACTACGTCGCCGCGGCCCGCCCCGCGCTGCGCGACCGCTTCGAGGAGCTGTACCGGGGGCTGCGCCCCACCGTGGCGACCGGGACGTACATCGAGCGCTACCTGGGCAGGCCGTACGCCGAGCGCGTGGAGATGGCCGACCGCACCGGCGAGGCACTGCGGCTGCTGAAGCGGCAGGGGCCGCGCGGAGACCGCGACCGCGAGGCGTACGACCGGGCCGTCCAGAACGCCACCGTGATCGACCAGACGGCACGGCAGTACGCCTTCGACCTGGAGGACCCCGGGCAGATCGCCGCGGCCATGCGCTACCGCGACGAGGCGATGGCCGCCAACGTGGACTGGTGGCACCGCCACACCGGCACCAAGGTGCTGCTGTCCGCGCACGACGCCCACATCGGCTACGAGCCGGTGGACCCCGCCCACTACCCGAAGATGCAGGGCGCGTTCCTGCGCGACCGCCTCGGCGCCGGATACCTGAGCGTCGGGGTCACCTTCGACCGTGGCTCGTTCAACGCCACCGGACCCGACGGCGCCGTCCGGCGCTGGTCCCTGGGCCCGGCGGAGCCGGGCAGCAACGAACAGGTGCTGGACCGGGTGCGGCACCGCGACTACATGGTGGATCTGCGCACCGTCGCCTCCCCGGCCGGGGACTGGCTGCGGCGGGCCCGGCCGACGCGCAGCATCGGCACCGCCTACCCGGACGGCCCGTACGAGGTCGCCCTCGCCCGCAGCCACGACGTGCTGATCCACCTGCACCAGGTCCGGGCGGCCACGCTGCGCGACCGGTGA